A single Epinephelus fuscoguttatus linkage group LG13, E.fuscoguttatus.final_Chr_v1 DNA region contains:
- the ecrg4a gene encoding augurin-A: MASQQLYLRIMGLAVLLTLFALRDASSESSLHKILRKRDVAGAGTAPSKSSVAVPSSKAQEFLAKLSRTKRNLWDRSRPDVQQWIMQFMYMGFDEQRLETDLSYWMDQARASDQGRQHHYDENAPIGPRDPSAYRHGANVNYDYY; this comes from the exons ATGGCATCCCAGCAGCTCTACTTGAGGATAATGGGGCTGGCTGTGTTGTTGACACTCTTTGCACTGAGAG ATGCATCCAGTGAAAGCAGCTTGCACAAGATCTTGAGGAAAAGAGATG TGGCAGGAGCTGGTACTGCCCCCTCAAAGTCCTCTGTTGCCGTCCCGTCTTCCAAGGCTCAAGAGTTCCTCGCAAAACTGAGCAGAACCAAGAGGAACCTCTGGGATCGCAGCAGACCGGACGTGCAGCAGTGGATCATGCAGTTTATGTACATGGGATTCGATGAGCAG AGGCTGGAGACTGACCTGTCATACTGGATGGACCAGGCTCGCGCCAGTGACCAAGGGCGTCAACACCACTATGATGAGAATGCCCCCATTGGCCCACGTGACCCCAGTGCTTACAGACACGGAGCTAATGTCAACTATGATTACTATTAA